A genomic stretch from Halobellus sp. LT62 includes:
- a CDS encoding 4a-hydroxytetrahydrobiopterin dehydratase → MAQLLDDDDIQTRLPDGWERDGDEIARMYAFDDYLAGIAFVTQVGEVAEEEFHHPEIRVGYEEVEVRLTSHEEGGITEKDIRLANLFNAEY, encoded by the coding sequence ATGGCCCAATTACTCGACGACGACGATATTCAGACGCGGCTACCGGACGGCTGGGAGCGTGACGGCGACGAGATCGCGCGGATGTACGCGTTCGACGACTACCTCGCGGGAATCGCCTTCGTGACGCAGGTCGGCGAAGTCGCCGAAGAGGAGTTTCATCACCCGGAGATCCGCGTCGGCTACGAGGAGGTGGAGGTCCGGCTCACGAGCCACGAGGAGGGCGGGATCACCGAGAAGGACATCCGCCTCGCGAACCTCTTCAACGCCGAATACTGA
- a CDS encoding Lrp/AsnC family transcriptional regulator — protein MSEADAAGPELSALDRAVINAFQGGFPVVERPFEPAAAALRERGVDVSAAELLERVRELDEAGTLSRFGALVNAEEIGGTATLVAIHAPEDRFEEVAEAVNAHREVAHNYEREHPYLNMWFVVSVADEDRVEEVLAEIEEETGEKTYNMPKRREFRVEAKFLVDGPVSEGDVDLSYLGPDVSPTDRRTLTPDERDLVVEIQGGLPITETPYADVAAATDADTAWVVETIKRFEREGKVRRVGVVPNHYALGYTENGMTVWNVPDELVGAVGPAVASLPFVTHCYQRPRHGDVWPYNFFAMTHGRSVEESDRRIEQVRETMAEYWDVDEGDWDSLFSTRILKKTGIRLDERATANTE, from the coding sequence ATGAGTGAGGCAGACGCGGCGGGGCCGGAGCTGTCGGCCCTCGATCGCGCCGTCATCAACGCCTTTCAGGGGGGATTCCCCGTCGTCGAGCGACCGTTCGAGCCGGCCGCGGCCGCCCTGCGCGAGCGCGGCGTCGACGTGAGCGCCGCGGAACTCCTCGAGCGGGTCCGCGAACTCGACGAGGCGGGCACGCTGAGTCGGTTCGGAGCCTTGGTGAACGCCGAGGAGATCGGTGGCACGGCCACGCTGGTCGCGATCCACGCCCCAGAAGACCGATTCGAGGAAGTCGCCGAGGCGGTCAACGCCCACCGGGAGGTCGCGCACAACTACGAGCGCGAGCACCCGTATCTCAATATGTGGTTCGTCGTCAGCGTCGCCGACGAGGACCGCGTCGAAGAGGTGCTCGCCGAAATCGAGGAAGAGACCGGCGAGAAGACGTACAATATGCCCAAACGGCGGGAGTTTCGCGTCGAGGCGAAGTTCCTCGTCGACGGCCCCGTCTCCGAGGGCGATGTCGACCTCTCGTACCTCGGCCCGGACGTCAGCCCCACAGACCGACGGACGCTGACGCCCGACGAACGCGACCTCGTCGTCGAGATTCAGGGCGGACTGCCGATCACCGAGACGCCGTACGCGGACGTCGCCGCCGCGACCGACGCCGACACCGCGTGGGTCGTCGAGACGATCAAGCGCTTCGAGCGCGAGGGGAAGGTCCGTCGCGTCGGCGTCGTCCCGAACCACTACGCGCTCGGGTACACGGAGAACGGGATGACCGTCTGGAACGTCCCCGACGAGCTCGTCGGGGCGGTCGGCCCCGCGGTGGCGTCGCTGCCGTTCGTCACGCACTGCTACCAGCGGCCGCGACACGGGGACGTCTGGCCGTACAACTTCTTCGCGATGACGCACGGCCGATCGGTCGAAGAGAGCGATCGGCGGATCGAGCAGGTGCGCGAGACGATGGCCGAGTACTGGGACGTCGACGAGGGCGACTGGGACTCGCTGTTCTCGACGCGGATTCTGAAGAAGACCGGAATCAGACTGGACGAACGCGCCACGGCGAACACCGAGTGA
- the hemA gene encoding glutamyl-tRNA reductase translates to MDAGVICGSRVSHERAGVEDIEDAAGEDVRAVIETLLDGDGVSEAFAIQTCNRAEAYVVADSADVGRRALERVHGDAREDVRVEMGHEESLRHLIRVAAGLESLVLGEDQILGQFKRAIDIARNAGALGPTLETGLTKAVHVGERARTETEINEGAMSIGSAAARLAETELDLDGETALVVGAGEMGKLAAEALTDAGITELVVANRTVPHAEHIADSVEIPAQAIALESVSEAISEAAIVVTATSTSEYLLGTSDVDDAGETLVIDLAQPRDVHPEAASVDQVVVHDIDALESVTEETRAARKTAAEEVEAMIDEEFDRLLDAYKRRQADEAISTMYEAAERVKAREVDTAISRLESQGELTDEQRETVEAMADALVGQLLSPPTKSLREAAIEDDWSTIQTAMALFDPDFGTNRAGISRRDGRETTNPEADDSVTERSEKEVPQYVLESVSDD, encoded by the coding sequence ATGGACGCGGGAGTGATCTGTGGGTCCCGTGTGTCGCACGAGCGAGCGGGCGTCGAGGACATCGAGGACGCAGCAGGTGAGGACGTGCGCGCGGTCATCGAGACGCTGCTCGACGGCGACGGCGTCAGCGAGGCGTTCGCCATCCAGACGTGTAACCGCGCGGAGGCGTACGTCGTCGCCGACAGCGCCGACGTCGGACGGCGGGCGCTCGAACGCGTTCACGGGGACGCACGCGAGGACGTCCGCGTCGAGATGGGACACGAGGAGAGCCTCCGGCATCTGATTCGGGTCGCCGCGGGGCTCGAATCGCTCGTCCTCGGCGAGGATCAGATCCTCGGACAGTTCAAGCGCGCGATCGACATCGCGCGGAACGCCGGCGCGCTCGGCCCGACGCTTGAGACCGGACTCACGAAGGCGGTCCACGTCGGCGAGCGCGCGCGGACTGAGACGGAAATCAACGAGGGCGCGATGTCGATCGGCTCGGCCGCCGCACGGCTCGCCGAGACGGAACTGGATCTCGACGGGGAGACGGCGCTGGTCGTCGGTGCCGGCGAGATGGGGAAACTTGCCGCCGAGGCGCTGACGGACGCCGGTATCACCGAACTCGTCGTCGCGAACCGGACGGTCCCCCACGCCGAGCACATCGCAGACAGCGTGGAGATCCCCGCGCAGGCGATCGCGCTCGAGTCGGTGTCCGAGGCGATTTCGGAGGCTGCCATCGTCGTCACCGCGACGAGCACGTCGGAGTACCTACTGGGAACGAGCGACGTCGACGACGCGGGCGAGACGCTCGTGATCGACCTCGCACAACCGCGGGACGTCCATCCCGAGGCCGCGAGCGTCGATCAGGTCGTTGTCCACGACATCGACGCCTTGGAGTCCGTCACCGAGGAAACGAGAGCCGCCCGAAAGACCGCGGCCGAGGAGGTAGAAGCGATGATCGACGAGGAGTTCGATCGGTTGCTCGACGCCTACAAGCGGCGGCAGGCTGACGAGGCGATCAGCACGATGTACGAGGCCGCCGAGCGGGTGAAGGCCCGCGAGGTCGACACCGCTATCTCGCGGTTGGAGTCTCAGGGCGAGTTGACCGACGAGCAGCGCGAGACCGTCGAAGCGATGGCCGACGCGCTCGTCGGCCAGTTGCTCTCCCCGCCGACGAAGAGCCTCCGGGAGGCCGCGATCGAAGACGACTGGTCGACGATTCAGACGGCGATGGCGCTTTTCGATCCCGATTTCGGCACGAACCGGGCGGGAATCTCCCGGCGGGACGGACGCGAGACGACGAACCCCGAGGCCGACGACAGCGTGACAGAGCGCTCCGAGAAGGAAGTCCCGCAGTACGTTCTCGAAAGCGTCTCCGACGACTGA
- a CDS encoding precorrin-2 dehydrogenase/sirohydrochlorin ferrochelatase family protein produces MIPLYHDFTDETVLVFGGGAVGARKARRFAAEARVVVISPDFGDHDFGNGENNFGNGESDARERGLGDERGGAPNAEIELVRACPDADSVDEWIERVEPALVVAATDDEAVNEAVAAAGRERGLLVNRADSSAVQTADETTARESDTEAEAKARDVVVPATVADGDVRVAVSTGGRSPALAKYLRERIEAEIEGAEEMAALTAELRAELRESELDPSARRDAIRAVVRDPLVWKTLRTGASNPRREATRVIRNTIGGDRWTRE; encoded by the coding sequence ATGATTCCGTTATACCACGATTTCACCGACGAAACGGTACTGGTCTTCGGCGGCGGGGCCGTCGGCGCGCGGAAGGCCCGGCGGTTCGCCGCGGAGGCCCGCGTCGTCGTGATCAGCCCCGACTTCGGCGATCATGATTTCGGCAACGGCGAGAATAACTTCGGTAACGGCGAAAGCGACGCCCGCGAGCGCGGCCTCGGTGACGAGCGCGGTGGCGCGCCGAACGCCGAGATCGAACTGGTACGAGCGTGCCCGGACGCGGACAGCGTCGACGAATGGATCGAACGGGTCGAACCGGCGCTCGTCGTGGCCGCGACCGACGACGAGGCGGTGAACGAGGCGGTCGCGGCGGCGGGTCGCGAACGCGGCCTGCTCGTCAACCGCGCCGACAGCAGTGCGGTTCAGACGGCCGATGAGACGACAGCGCGCGAGTCGGACACGGAAGCGGAGGCGAAGGCGAGAGACGTGGTCGTCCCGGCGACCGTCGCCGACGGCGACGTGCGGGTCGCCGTCTCGACGGGCGGGCGGAGTCCGGCACTGGCGAAGTACCTGCGCGAGCGGATCGAAGCCGAGATCGAGGGCGCAGAGGAGATGGCGGCGTTGACGGCCGAACTCCGCGCCGAGCTCCGAGAGTCCGAACTCGATCCGTCGGCGCGTCGTGATGCGATCCGAGCGGTGGTTCGAGACCCGCTGGTTTGGAAGACTTTACGTACGGGGGCGTCCAATCCCCGTCGAGAGGCGACACGCGTGATACGGAACACGATTGGGGGTGACCGATGGACGCGGGAGTGA